CATGTTTGAAGATTTATCCGACTGTGTCAATATTCAGGCAGTAAAAGAATCCACAAGAGATATCACAAATGTCACCAGAATGATAAATAATTTCGGAGACAGATATAAAATTCTTTGTGGAGTAGATACAATGGCAATGGAAGAATTATTGATGGGGGCATCCGGATGGGTTGCGGGTCTGGTTTGTGCTTTTCCTTCAGAAACAGTCACTATCTACAGATTGATTCAGGATGGCCGCCTTAAAGAAGCGAAGGAGTTATACAGATGGTTTATGCCCCTACTGGAATTGGACATTCATACTAAGTTAGTGCAATATATAAAATTGGCAGAAAAATATTGTGGTATAGGTACGGAATATGTAAGGGAACCAAGATTAACCTTAATAGGTGAAGAACGGAATACCATAGAAGCCAATATTAAAAGAGCGATTAGCGCCCGACCGAATCTTGCACTTTATTATTCAGATCAAAAATGAAAAATAAAAGATGATTAATGAATTGAATAAAATAATGGATAAGGCAAGAAAAGCCTTTGAAAGTTATCAATATGTCAGTGGTGCGGAAAAGAAACTTTTTTTATATGCGATAGCAGAGGGGCTTGAGCAGGAAGGGGATAGTCTTTTGAATACATGTTCCATTGAAACAAATTTACCTACAGCTCGTTTTGCCGGTGAAAGAGCAAGAACTTGTGCACAGTTGAGAGCTTTCGGAGACTTAGTGGGAGAAGGAAGCTGGGTGGAGGCAGTAATTGATACTACTCAAAACGATAGAAAACCTATCCCAAAGCCCGATATGCGCAAAATGTTGACATCGTTAGGTCCTGTTGTGGTTTTTGGGGCAAGTAATTTTCCATTAGCTTATTCTACAGCCGGAGGGGATACCGCTTCAGCATTAGCGGCTGGTTGTCCGGTTATTGTAAAGGGGCACCCTTCACACCCGTTAACATCTGCAATAGTATCAGATATTATTATAAAGGCTGGATTAGACACCGGAATGCCCCCGCATGTTTTTCAGCATGTTGAGAGTTCGTCTTACGAAATAGGCAAGATTCTCGTACAACATCCGACTACCGCAGGAGTTGCCTTCACCGGTAGTCTTATCGGAGGAAGGGCTATTTATGATTATGCATCACAGAGAGAAGTGCCGATTCCAGTGTTTACAGAAATGGGGAGCACCAATCCGGTTGTTTTTTTGAAAGAAATTTTAAAATCAAAAGCAGCAGAACTTGCCAGAATGTATGCCGCTTCCATAACAATCGGAGTAGGTCAATTTTGTACCAATCCAGGGATATTAATAGGTTTAAGAAGTAGTGCCTTCAATCATTTTACAAGTTTACTTGCGTTGGAATTATCTCAAATATCCCATTATAAGATGTTGCATATGGGGATATACCAGAATTATATGCACAGTCTGGAAAAAGTCTTATTTGAAAAAGGAGTAGAAACTATTTACCATGCCCATGAACAGGAAGAATTAAAAGCCAGCCCGGTCTTAGTCAGAGTATCTGCTGAGAACTTTTTACAGAATCCCAATCTAAGACATGAAGTTTTTGGCCCGTTTTCCATCATTGTGGTTTGTGATAATGAAAATCAGATTCTTCAGGTGAGAGAGGCGGTAACCGGTCAACTGACAACGACTATTATGGGAACAGATCATGATTTGGAGTCTCATCTGGAATTAATAAAAAGTGCCAGAAATATTGCAGGCAGAATAGTATTTAATAATATTCCAACGGGAGTAGAAGTGGGTCATGCAACCGTTCATGGTGGTCCTTACCCCGCTACCACAGATAGTAGATTTACATCCGTGGGTATGGATGCAATTAAGAGATGGGTGAGACCGGTTTGCTGGCAGGATTGTCCGGACATCTATCTGCCCGATGAACTAAAGAATGGTAATCCTTTAGGTATTTTGCGTAAAATTGACGGTGATTTCCACAGAAATCCTTTGTTGGATGTATAAAAAAAGATTTTTTTGTATTGATGCACATACTTGTGGTAATCCTGTCAGGTTAGTAGCCGGTGGAGCCCCGGAATTGTGTGAGGGAAATATCAGGGAAAAAAGATTGCATTTTATCCGGGAATTTGACTGGATCAGAAAGAGTCTGATGTTTGAGCCACGAGGACATGACATGATGAGTGGAAGTATTCTTTATCCTCCTTATCATTTAGAAAATGATGTTTCCGTTTTATTCATTGAGACAAGTGGATGCCTGCCTATGTGCGGACATGGAACAATCGGGACGATTACAATTGCCATTGAAGAAGGGTTAATCCGTCCTAAATCTCCGGGAATTGTAAAGATGGAAACACCTGCAGGATTGATAGATATTCAGTATAAGCTTTCACCTAATGGAAAGGTAAGCAGTGTGAAACTAAAGAACGTACCCTCATTTTTGTACAAAGAAAATCTTGAAATAGAGTGCAAAGACCTTGGAAGATTAACAGTGGATGTTGCTTTCGGAGGGAACTTTTATGCTATAGTAGATCCACAGTCAAATTTTGGCGGTATTGAGAAGTATAGTGCTGATAAACTCATTGTCTGGGGCAGAGAAATTCGGGAAGATCTAAATAAAAGATATAGCTTTCAACACCCTGAAATAGAGGAAATTAATTGGTGTAGCCATGTTCTTTGGACAGGAAGCTGTTTAGATGAGACATCAACAGCCAGAAATGCTGTATTCTATGGGGATAAAGCTATTGACAGATCTCCATGTGGCACCGGAACATCTGCAAGAATGGCACAATGGTATGCCAAAGGAAAGCTTAAGTCCGGTGATCTGTTCATACATGAAAGTTATATAGGCAGTAAATTTACAGGGACGATAGAAGGAACTATCCATATCGGAGGATATAAAGCCATTATACCGGGCATTGAAGGATGGGCAAAAATTTACGGATATAATTCCATTATCGTTGACCCTGCTGACGATCCATATGCAGGTGGATTTCAGGTCTTATAAGAGACAATCCAAGACTTCACATAAAATTAATCCTAATTATTTTTAAATTCAGGCTTCAGAAGTTGAACTACTTTTCCTTTTACCGAAATATTTGGAGTTTACAATCAAAAGGCCGAACGATTCACCTGCTTCTTTTTGTGTTTTGGCGTGATGAGCACCATGCGCTCTCAGAATAGCACGGCTGTATTTACTGTCCAATTGTCTGAACCATTTAAATCTCTGGTGTATATAAACATCATGAATCAGAAAATAAATCAATCCGTAAATAGCAATCCCTACACCTATAAAGAATAACCAACTTACTGATGTATACAAGGTGCCAAATATAAAACACATCATACTTGGAATAGCAAAGACAAGAAAAAACAAGTCATTTTTTTCAAAGAAACCATCCTTTTCATAATGGGGTTTATGATGATCTTCATGCCATATCCATAGCCATCCATGCATGAGATATTTGTGCGCAGCCCATGCCACAAATTCCATTACTAAAACAGTAGAAATCACAATAAGAATATTTAACCACATATCAGACGTATTAATTTATCAATAAACAACACTCATTGCGAAGTGTTTTTTCAAACAAAAAAAACCAACTCCCAATGCAAGGTGCTGGTTTTTTGATATGACAAAATCCGGTAAAACTTGATTAAAAAGAGAATAATTATTTATTTTCTATCTCTTTCATATTTTGTTTTACTTCGGTTTCGATGTTTGCTTTTGCATTGTTAAATTCACGAATACCACTTCCAAGACCACGCATTAATTCAGGGATTTTTTTACCACCAAAAAAAACTAAAATAATCATTCCGATGACTATCAATTCCTGAGGACCGAGACCAAAAATAAGGTTGAACATTTTTATTTTTTTAAATTATTGCAAAGATACGACATTCGTATTAGGCTAACAACAGTATTTTGTTAAATATAGTGTAAATCCGTATAAAATTACTTCTTGAGACCTATTTCCCTTAATCTTTCGTCGAGATATTCCCCTGCAGTGATAGGAGTATAAGCTAATGGCCTTTCAGCAGTTATGGTTGAATCCAAACAGGTCAGATCCATTTTACTTTTTGGATGCAGGAAAAAAGGTATGGACAATCTGGGTACATGCCATTGTTCTTTGGGCGGATTGACTACTCTATGGGTCGTAGATATAAGATAATTATTTGTTAGTCGCTGAAGCATATCACCCACATTGATTACAATCTCTCCATCTTCCGGCAGGATATCAAGCCATTCCTGATCTGAAGTCAGTAATTGAAGTCCTCCGGCGGAAGCACCTACAAGTAGGGTAATCAGATTGATGTCTTCGTGTTGCTCTGCTCTGATTGCTGAAGCAGGCTCGGCGGTGATAGGCGGATAGTGAATAGATCTAAGAATGCTGTTCCCATCTTTGGTTTTATCATCAAAATAGTGTTCTTCTAAATTCAGGTACAAAGCAATTGCTCTTAAAAGATGTCCGCCTGCTTCTTCAAAGGCTTTGTACAGTTGTCTGCCCTGTTCAAAAAATTCGGGTGTTTCGGTTACATTTACATTATCCGGATATTCAGATTTCAAAGGATGGTCATCTGACACAAACTGCCCAATCTGAAAAAATTCTTTTAAATCTGCTACTTTTGATTGTTTGGCGTGTTCTTTACCAAAAGATGTATAACCTCTTTGTCCTGCAAGTCCTGAGACTTCATATTTGGATTTAATAGATACCGGCAATGAAAAAAATCTTTTGGAAGCATCATAAAATGCATCAATTTTTTCTTTAGGAATACCATGATTTATTACACCCACAAATCCTACCTCATGAAATGCTCTGCCGATCTGATTCACAAATTCTGTTCTATCTTCCTCATTTCCGTTTACAAATTTTGATAAATCTACCAACGGTATTGATCTTTTGGTCATATTTAATATTTTATTTGATTTTTAATATTAATATTACAAAAGCAAATTTTGTTCCATTTTGCCCAAACTCTTTAAACAGGTAAAATTAACCTTTATAAAAGATCCATCTGGAAAGCTCTTTGAAGCTGGCTTTTTTACCGTACATTAATATACCAACTCTGTAAATTCTTCCGGCTAGTCCTACCAAAAGAATCACAAATATCACCAATGAAACCATTGACACAACAATTTGCCACCATGGCGGATCAAAAGGTAATCTAACCGGCATCACAATGGACGATAATAAAGGTATCATTGAAGCCCAAACAGCCAGACTGCTATCGGGCGCATTTACCGCACTGAATCCGATGTAAACTGCTAAAATCAATGGCATCATCACAGGTAATGTCAAGGATTGTGCTTCATTGATATCTTCACCCACTGCTGAACCCACTGCTGCAAATAATGCTGAATAAGCAAAATATCCCCCAAAAAAATAGAACAGGGTGATAGGTAAAATTTTGTACCAGTTCATCAACTTTATTTCAGCAATTACAGCGAAAATTTTATCCTGTGCTGTCGCCATTTCATCCATTCCGACGCCTCCGGTATTCATAGCGGCCATATTACCCGCATCGAGACCAAAGAAAGCTGTTCCGACGATAAAAATAAGCGGAAGCAAAATCATCCAGATTCCTATCTGTGTAAGCCCAACTAATCCGACTCCCAACACTTTTCCCATCATGAGCTCAAAAGGTTTGACTGATGAAATGAGCACTTCAATAATTCTGTTTATTTTCTCTTCCATTACGGACCGCATCACCTGACTACCATACAGGACAATAATAAAAAACATAGCATAACCAACCACTCCGCCGATAATAGAACTTACAATCGTGGTCAATGAACTGATTTTCTTTTCTTTTTTTATTGTAAATGGATCCATGGTGACATCTGTATCCAGGTTTGCCAGGGTGCTTTCATCAATATCCGCTTTCTTCAGTTTGTAATTTCTGATTCTTTTACTGACGGCAGATTCTATAGAAACACTTTCTTCCATTCCGAGTTGGTCGTCAGAATGGTATTTAAATTTATATTTTCTGATATTGGGGTCATCAATGGGTAATACTTCCACAATGCCGTTTATTTCACCCTTGAGATATTTTTCTTTCAGAATATCAATACTTTCATCTGAAAACTGGTAAACCAGATTCTTTTTTGATTCGATAGCCCCGTCCATCAAACCCGAAGGATCAGAAACAGCAATTGTTTTTACCTTGTCCGAACCACGACTCATAATGAAACCAAGTACAACAAAAAATAATAAAAAACCAATGGGTGTCAATAAGGTCGTCAGAATAAAAGTTTTATTTTTTACTCTTGTGAGATATTCTCTTTTTGTTACAAGCCAGATTTTATTCATTACTATCACCTACTTTTTTTATAAAAATTTCATTAAGCGAAGGAAGTATTTCATTGAATCGATTGATTTCTATATTTCTTTCCATTAATGTTTTCAACAGATAATTGGGTGTAAAGCCTTCATGAAGTCGGACAATTATTTCTTTCTGATTATCTTCAATTATGTCAAAACCTTCCTGATTTATATCTGAAGGTAAATTGCCGTCAAAACTAAATCTGAACAGATTTTCTTTATAATTTCGCTTAATATCGCCAACATCCCCATTCAAAATTATTTTTCCTTTATTGATCAGAACAATATCGTCACATAATTCTTCTACCTGTTCCATTCGATGTGTTGAAAATAAAATACTGGCACCCTTGGATTTTAGTTCCTGTATTTCATCTTTTATCAGATTTGTATTGATCGGATCCAGACCGGAGAAAGGTTCATCTAGGATTATAAGTTTAGGATCGTGCACGACAGTTGTGATAAATTGTACTTTTTGTTGCATTCCCTTGGAAAGGTCCTGAATTTTTTTCTTCCACCAACTCAGGATTTCAAATTTCTCCATCCAAACTTTAATTTTTTGAAGAGCATCTTTGGAATCCATTCCTTTGAGTTGTGCAAGGTATAAAAGCTGTTCGCCAACTTCCATTTTTTTGTACAATCCTCTTTCTTCCGGCATATAACCAATTTCATTCGGGTGTAAATGATTAAGTGGTTCTCCGTTCAGGAAAACCTGCCCGGAATCAGCAGCCGTGATTGTTGTAATTATTCTGATAAGCGATGTTTTACCTGCTCCATTCGGGCCAAGGAGCCCAAATATTGTACCTCTTTCTACATCAAAACTTACATCATCTACTGCGGTATGATTGTGGTATTTCTTTACAACATTTTTTAAGGACAGTACTTTCATAATTCTAATTTGGAGAGCACAAATATATGTTTTTTTGATTTAAAGCCAAATATCAAATCTATAAACGCTGTGAAATAACGGATAAAAACAGACTATTATGTAGATTTAATAAATTGCTTTTGGATATTACTTTCAATATATCCGGTGACAATCAGGTATTGTGCTAACATATAGCTGCCCATCACTAAGTAGTTGTGAGCAGGTAGTGGTTGGACAAATTTTCCGTAAGCAAGAAGTAAGTCAGAAATTACAAATAATGCCACTCCAGCCACTACCCAAAAATATGCAGCTAACTCTTTCTTTCGACTTAATGCAGCCACTGCCATTACTGAAATAGCGACAGTATAAGCCATAACAGGAGTTACCATTGAGTCGAGGTGTGGCCATAGTACAAACATTAGAATACTTGTAAGGATAATCATTATAACCACAGGTAATAAAATGTCTTTTATGTGCCGGGAGCGTTGTGACCAAAAAGTACCAGCATAAAGTAGTTGCATGAGTAAAAAAGAAAATAATCCGATAAGAAAAAACTCATCCGAAGTGAAAAGTAAAAAAGCATCTCCCAATAATGCACAAATTAATGCCAGTATAAAACTGTTATTCTGGTTCCGCTCTTTAGAAATATAAAGTGCAATCAATGCACCCATTATTAAAGGCTTAGCAACGATCCGGTAATCTGTAATATGCGAAAGGGAAATAAAATTAAAGGCTACCACGAAAATATAAAAGATGTTGAAATATTTGTATTTTGAAAAATACATATGCATTTATTTAATGCACAATTTACGATGCTTTATTATTTTTCCAAATTTTCATGAGAATTGTAACAAGATAGAAATTTTTTTGACAGGTCACTAATTAAACTGGTCTCTCAAAACGATGTACTTTTCAAATTTTTATTTAAAATAAAGTTGTTCGTAATTAAAAAACATGATATTACAAAGTGCACATAATCAACATTTTACAACTTTATTTTGTTAAAGTTATAAAACATTAATAAAAAAACACACAAAAAAAAATAAAAAAGTGATATTTCCGTGCAGCGAAATTAAAACATAAGGCATCTAAATAGAGATACACCTAAGTATCTAAATTGATATTCTTTTTCATTTTTTAATGGAAAAAATCTTTAGCGAAGACAAAGAAGCCCTCTGAAAGCAGGGGGCTTTTTGTATTTTAATAGGATAGACAGGTTTTAAGTACAAAAGTTTAATTGTCAGGATTTCAACTATTCCGTTTCAATAACCTTTTCTATTTATATTCTGATTATCGAGCCCGGGTTTATCAGAACTTCTTCTGTAAAATTATTTAACTTCATCAGTTCATCCAATGTCATATTATTAACTCTGGCTGCGTCGGAAAGTGATTCTTTTCTACCTAATTTATAAAATTTGCTTTCAGAACTGCTGTAAACCATTGATGACTTCATCTGATCAATAAAATCAGCAGTTTTGAATTTGTCTCTGATCATCAGTATTCTATTATCCAAAAAGGAAGCTGAAGCAATCATGTTATGAGAATCTGAAGAATTAAGGCGTCCGAAATTATAATTACCCGGTAAATACACCAGATATTCGGGGGCGCTGTATTTATCAATGAAAGAAAACATTTTAGATTCCGGCAATGTGAGATAATATTGACCATCTTTGGATGCTGGTATATGATCCTTTAAAAACATAGGGTTTAATAGCTGAATAGTTTCCAATGAAAGATCAAATTCCTTACTCAGTTCTTTAAAATGAATTTTATCAAAAACTTTAACAGAGGAAACCATTTTAATTTCATCCGGTGGAGTAGTAGGTGTTAACTGATGAATATGATAATACGTCATCATATAAGATGCAGCGATGAATTTTGGGATGTAATACTGAGTTTCTTTAGGCAAGTATTTTCGTATTTTCCAATAATTGGTTTCACCTCCCGCTTTATTAATAGCTTTTGCTACGTTGCCGGTGCCACAGTTATAAGCAGCCAATGCTAATGTCCAGTCACCGTATTTTTCATAAAGAACGGTCAAATAATCCAATGCTTTTTCAGTAGATATATAGACATCTCTACGTTCATCAATTGTTTTATCAATTGTCATTCCGAAGATGAGAGCTGTACCTTTCATAAATTGCCACAAACCTGTTGCTCCTTGTCTGGAAACTGCCGCAGGCTTTAATGCAGATTCAATAACAGCAATATATTTTAATTCATCCGGTAAGTTTCTTTCGCGGAGTAAATTTTCGATAATAGGAAAATATAGAGAGGTTCTGCCAAGAATTACTTCGCTTTCTCTTTTTCTTCTGAATACCATAAGGTCTATTTGTTCGGTAACTTCTTCTGTTATTCGAAGCTCAATAACTGTATTCAGGTTTTCTACTCTTTTAAGATAGTCATCATTTCTGAGGGAGACGACATTAAAAGCCTGAACGGCTATAGCTAAAAGAGTAAAAACACAGAATAAGCCAATTTTTTTGGTCTTCAATATGTTTGTATTCATGATTTAATTTTAAAACCGGTTGGTTGGATAAAGTTATTTAAAAATTTCAAATTATATGAAATTACGTAAATAATTATCTGATTTTTCTGTTGCGGGGACAAAGATAAGCTAAAACAACCATCAAAGTCAAGTTGATGTGTTACGTTAAGTTATCATTTATAAAACATTAACAATCAAGAACTATGCCATTCTTTCCAATTTTCGCAAAATTCCAGAAGCTTTTTGTCATTTTTTGAATCAGCATAAAGTTGTATACCAAATGGCATAGACAACCGATTTTTGCCTGATGGTATAGACACAGCAGCTACTCCTGTGAGGTTGGCTAAAACAGTATATATATCAGATAAGTATATTTCTAACGGATCCGTAGGTTTTTCATCTGTTTTCCATGCTGATCGGGGCGAGGTGGGTAAAATTATAAAATCAAATTTCTTAAAAATATCCGAAATTTGATCCCGTAGTAATCTTCTTACCTGTTGTGCTTTCGTAAAATATGCATCGTAATATGAAGCACTGAGTACAAAGGAGCCTAAAATAATTCGTTTTTTTACTTCTCTTCCAAAACCTTCAGTCCGGCTGAATTTATACATCGTATCCGGACTGTCTGAATTCAAAGAGCGATGCCCAAATCTGACACCATCATATCTGCTGAGATTGGATGATGCTTCAGCCGTAGTAAGTATGTAGTAGCAGGGTATCAGATATTCCATCATCGGAAATTCTATTTCTTCAACATAACAACCTAAATTTTTCAGTTCATTTATATTATCCAGAATGCCGGAATTAATTTCAGGTTCGGTTTTATGGTTGTCAAGGATATCTTTGAAATAAGCGATTTTTATTTTAGAAAAATCAATGCTTTCTTCAAACCCAGGTTGTTCAGGATATAAACCTGATTGAAACATCGTAGCGTCTTTATGGTCTTTGACAGAAATGACTTTCATTATTGTGTGAATGTCCTGAGGGTTATAGCCTAAAATTCCGAGTTGATCAAATGAAGAAGCATAAGCTATCAGTCCATATCTCGATACCATTCCATAAGATGGTTTAAATCCCCAAACCCCGCACATAGCTGCCGGCTGTCTCACGGAGCCACCTGTATCCGTACCTAAAGCAATCTGACAGGTGTACATCTGTAAAGAAACGGCTGCTCCTCCACTGGAGCCTCCGGAAATCCTGTCCGGATCAGCACCATTTTTAACGGGACCGGCAATACTGTTTGTATTTGCTGAACCCATTCCAAATTCATCACAATTGGTACGTCCAATAATGATGGCATCTTCTAATAAAATTTGTTCTATTGCAAATGCATCAATCTGGCTTTCAAAACCCTTTAAAATTCCGGAAGCTGCACTGATTTGATGATTTTTTTGGCAGATCATGTCTTTTACTGAAACAACACAACCAAACAATTTGCCTAAAGAAGTTGGATTTTGAGCTATTTTAAAATCTGTTTCTCTGGCTTTTGCGAGGGCTTCTTCAGCATATATTTCTACATAGGCATTCAGATGAGCTGAAAAGTGAATATTGTCTAAGTATGTTTTGACCATTTCCACTGTACTGATTTTTTTATCGATCAGTAATTGTTGTATTTCTTTCAGTGAATGATCTTTCATTAATCTTATTGTATGAATATCTTAAAAGTTAGTGTGGTAAAAAGGGAGTTTTTGACTTAGAAATTTATTTTTTTTGTTCTTTGTCTTTGTTGATAACTTCCTGTATCTGAAAGGTTTTCAGATTTTTTCCGATGATTTTTCGCTCTTTATTGATGACATAAATTTCCGGGGTGATATCCACAAAGTATTTAGCATAGATAGATTTATTGGTTGGATCATAGACATTTGTCCAGCTCAACCCAAGTTTTTTAATGTAATTTTTCCACTTGGCATCTTCCGTGTCCAATGCAATTGCATACACATCCAGTTTATTATTATCTTTATTTTCGTTGTAATATTTTAATAATTTGGGTGTCTCTTCCATACAATGTTCACAGTCCGGATTGTAGAGATACACAATCAGATAATCCGCTTTTTTGGCCAAAAGTTCTTGCTTTTTACCATTAGGATCAGTGGAAATAACATTGGGCGCATTTTTGCCAATCAAACTGGCGGACATTTCACGTGCTCTTTGCTGAATGGCTGCGACGGTAAGCGTATCAGCCCAAAAAGCCCTTTCTCTTGTGAAATAATTTTGAACCATATTTACATACACGCTCTCAGCATCCATTAATGCACATTTGGTAGGTTCAAATTTGATCACTATCCAATTTGCAAAAACTTTAAAATATTCATTTTTGTCCATCACCTTATCCATTAGGTTTTTGGATGCAACAAATACAGAATCATGATTTTGTGGTGTTAACTCTGTAAAATATCTTTTCATTTTATTGCCTATCATGGGAGTACGAAGGAGGCGTCGGTCATTAAAGTTGACATTATCCCAAAATTCCTTTCTGTAGTGTACAAACTGAGCTTCTTTGGATAAATTTTCTTTTACTTTCGGATTTTGTCCGCCATATTTAAAGTTTGCAAAAAGTGATGTTGGATTTTTATTTAAGATTCCTTTCAGATAATTCAGCTTCTGATCTTCAAGGTTTGATCTTTCAGATTTTAGTTTTTCATATTCATCGGTTCCTGCTTTAACAGCTTTCATTTTTTCTGAAATGGCTGTAATTTGGGGATTTATTTTTTGTTCATATTTTGTAACTTCATACATCAGACTATTATCTTCACTTCCATTTATTTCGATAGAATTCGTAATGTCGGTAAAATTTACTTTTATTTCAAATTCCTGATCCTTATCCAGTATAAGTTGAAGTATTTCATTTTCTGAAAATGCGAAATAATAATATCCCTGAGGCAATCCTTTTGCATTTTTATATTGCATAACTCCTTTCGAATAAGTTATGGTGTCAATTACAAAATTTTGATCAGAATAGAATCCGATAATTCGTGCAGTACCTGATTTATTTGGATCTGAAAGGGTAATTTTTATGTCAGTAGGTCCACCCATGATCGGGTTATTCTCCGGGTCTTTTTGTTCGTCATCCTCATTTTCGATAGATATATTTGTCGGAGTATTTGCTCCGGAATTGGGTTTGCAAGCAAATAAAAGCATTGTAGCAAATATAATATATTTGATCATTTTTAAAATTTTAGCTGCAAATATAAGGCATCCGAAGGAATTTTTGTTCATGGTTTTCCGTTTAGGCGTCTGATTTTACTTACTCAATTAGATATTTTAAATTTTGATTAACAAATTATACTGACTATTGAAACTATGCTTTACATATTCAAATCTGAAAGTGTTGTTTTTTAATATATGAAAGATTAAAGTTTTTAAAATAAAATTTTGATAAAATTTATAAATTAAAACTATTAATTATATATTTGTCCCTTCAAACCACCCCATTAAGTGTTTAAGTGTTCAACTTGGGCCCTGACAATGATGATACCTAAAATTTTATTTCAATTGAATAAAAACAGGCATCATGAAAACCCTAAAATTTCTATTATCTATTTTAATCATTCCTTACTTTGGAATTAGTCAGGTAGATGTTACCTTAAAAAAGACATTTACTTCCATCCCTCCCTTATTGTATGGTGATTTTGCATCTTTTGAGATTGAAGTGACTAACAATAGTCTGATAGCTGTAAAAGATATAGAAATTACGGATTATGTACCTTGCGGATTGAATTTTGTGGGTGGTAATATCAGTTGGATTTCCTCGGGAAGTAACAGAGTAGGTATTATTTCAAATACGATTCTTCCGGGAAATAGTTTTACTGCAACCATAAATTTCAGTCTTGAACCGTGTACCCAACCTGATGCATGGACAAATACTGCACAAGTTACCCGTTTTTATGATTTGGCGGATGTAGATATTACAAATCAGGATACTAATATCACAAACAATACAGATACTTCTTTAGCTCCTGTTTTTGATCTTGCTTTAAAGAAAAAGCTTCTTGCTAACCCGGCTTATCAATATGGTGATACTCTAATCTTTAATATAATTGTATTTAATCAGGGAAACCAGATTGTTCAGGAAGTATTACTCAATGAT
The genomic region above belongs to Saprospiraceae bacterium and contains:
- a CDS encoding transglycosylase SLT domain-containing protein, with the protein product MNTNILKTKKIGLFCVFTLLAIAVQAFNVVSLRNDDYLKRVENLNTVIELRITEEVTEQIDLMVFRRKRESEVILGRTSLYFPIIENLLRERNLPDELKYIAVIESALKPAAVSRQGATGLWQFMKGTALIFGMTIDKTIDERRDVYISTEKALDYLTVLYEKYGDWTLALAAYNCGTGNVAKAINKAGGETNYWKIRKYLPKETQYYIPKFIAASYMMTYYHIHQLTPTTPPDEIKMVSSVKVFDKIHFKELSKEFDLSLETIQLLNPMFLKDHIPASKDGQYYLTLPESKMFSFIDKYSAPEYLVYLPGNYNFGRLNSSDSHNMIASASFLDNRILMIRDKFKTADFIDQMKSSMVYSSSESKFYKLGRKESLSDAARVNNMTLDELMKLNNFTEEVLINPGSIIRI
- the gatA gene encoding Asp-tRNA(Asn)/Glu-tRNA(Gln) amidotransferase subunit GatA; the protein is MKDHSLKEIQQLLIDKKISTVEMVKTYLDNIHFSAHLNAYVEIYAEEALAKARETDFKIAQNPTSLGKLFGCVVSVKDMICQKNHQISAASGILKGFESQIDAFAIEQILLEDAIIIGRTNCDEFGMGSANTNSIAGPVKNGADPDRISGGSSGGAAVSLQMYTCQIALGTDTGGSVRQPAAMCGVWGFKPSYGMVSRYGLIAYASSFDQLGILGYNPQDIHTIMKVISVKDHKDATMFQSGLYPEQPGFEESIDFSKIKIAYFKDILDNHKTEPEINSGILDNINELKNLGCYVEEIEFPMMEYLIPCYYILTTAEASSNLSRYDGVRFGHRSLNSDSPDTMYKFSRTEGFGREVKKRIILGSFVLSASYYDAYFTKAQQVRRLLRDQISDIFKKFDFIILPTSPRSAWKTDEKPTDPLEIYLSDIYTVLANLTGVAAVSIPSGKNRLSMPFGIQLYADSKNDKKLLEFCENWKEWHSS
- a CDS encoding ATP-binding cassette domain-containing protein yields the protein MKVLSLKNVVKKYHNHTAVDDVSFDVERGTIFGLLGPNGAGKTSLIRIITTITAADSGQVFLNGEPLNHLHPNEIGYMPEERGLYKKMEVGEQLLYLAQLKGMDSKDALQKIKVWMEKFEILSWWKKKIQDLSKGMQQKVQFITTVVHDPKLIILDEPFSGLDPINTNLIKDEIQELKSKGASILFSTHRMEQVEELCDDIVLINKGKIILNGDVGDIKRNYKENLFRFSFDGNLPSDINQEGFDIIEDNQKEIIVRLHEGFTPNYLLKTLMERNIEINRFNEILPSLNEIFIKKVGDSNE
- a CDS encoding ABC transporter permease; translation: MNKIWLVTKREYLTRVKNKTFILTTLLTPIGFLLFFVVLGFIMSRGSDKVKTIAVSDPSGLMDGAIESKKNLVYQFSDESIDILKEKYLKGEINGIVEVLPIDDPNIRKYKFKYHSDDQLGMEESVSIESAVSKRIRNYKLKKADIDESTLANLDTDVTMDPFTIKKEKKISSLTTIVSSIIGGVVGYAMFFIIVLYGSQVMRSVMEEKINRIIEVLISSVKPFELMMGKVLGVGLVGLTQIGIWMILLPLIFIVGTAFFGLDAGNMAAMNTGGVGMDEMATAQDKIFAVIAEIKLMNWYKILPITLFYFFGGYFAYSALFAAVGSAVGEDINEAQSLTLPVMMPLILAVYIGFSAVNAPDSSLAVWASMIPLLSSIVMPVRLPFDPPWWQIVVSMVSLVIFVILLVGLAGRIYRVGILMYGKKASFKELSRWIFYKG
- a CDS encoding lysoplasmalogenase — its product is MYFSKYKYFNIFYIFVVAFNFISLSHITDYRIVAKPLIMGALIALYISKERNQNNSFILALICALLGDAFLLFTSDEFFLIGLFSFLLMQLLYAGTFWSQRSRHIKDILLPVVIMIILTSILMFVLWPHLDSMVTPVMAYTVAISVMAVAALSRKKELAAYFWVVAGVALFVISDLLLAYGKFVQPLPAHNYLVMGSYMLAQYLIVTGYIESNIQKQFIKST